Proteins encoded within one genomic window of Halorussus salilacus:
- the rqcH gene encoding ribosome rescue protein RqcH produces the protein MDQKRELSSIDLAAVVAELGAYEGAKLDKAYLYDDDFIRLKMRDFDRGRVELLVEVGENKRAHVAAPENVPDAPGRPPNFAMMLRNRLSGADFAGVEQYGFDRILQFHFERDDEDTTIVAELFGQGNVAVLDENREVVDSLDTVRLKSRTVAPGSRYEFPDERVNPLEIDYEVLVAHMEESDTDIVRTLATQLNFGGLYAEEVCTRAGVEKGKDIADADESDYEAVYDAIQRLAEPVRAAEFDPRVYREDGRLVDVTPVPLEEYGDLEAEGFDTFNEAVDFYFANVDFEGDDPGDGEVGDQRPDFEAEIQKQKRIIEQQEGAIEGFEEQAEAEREKAELLYAHYGLADEILTTVRNALDEGTSWEEIEARFEEGAERGIDAAEAVRGVNPEAGTVTVELDGTPVELDAETGVEKNADRLYTEAKRIEEKKEGALAAIEDTREQLEEVKRRKAEWEADPDEGEDGDDEEEAEDVDWLNEPSIPIRKQEQWYERFRWFRTSDGFLVIGGRNADQNEELVQKYMDGNDLFFHAQAHGGPVTILKTSDPSEPSRDVEVPDASKREAAQFAVSYSSVWKDNRFAGDAYMVTPDQVSKTPESGEYLEKGGFAIRGDRTYFRDVEVGVAVGIACEPHTRVLGGPPAAVVPQVETHVEVEPGRFAQNDTAKRIYRQFRERFADTSFVRKVASADLIQEFLPPGGSRIEDE, from the coding sequence ATGGACCAGAAGCGGGAGCTGTCGAGCATCGACCTCGCGGCCGTGGTCGCGGAACTCGGGGCCTACGAGGGCGCGAAGCTCGACAAGGCGTACCTCTACGACGACGACTTCATCCGGCTGAAGATGCGCGACTTCGACCGCGGTCGGGTCGAACTCCTCGTGGAGGTCGGCGAGAACAAGCGCGCTCACGTCGCCGCGCCCGAGAACGTCCCGGACGCGCCGGGACGGCCACCGAACTTCGCGATGATGCTCCGCAATCGGCTGTCGGGAGCCGACTTCGCGGGCGTCGAGCAGTACGGCTTCGACCGCATCCTCCAGTTCCACTTCGAGCGCGACGACGAGGACACCACCATCGTCGCCGAGCTGTTCGGGCAGGGCAACGTCGCGGTGCTCGACGAAAATCGGGAGGTCGTCGATTCGCTCGACACCGTCCGGCTCAAGTCCCGGACCGTCGCGCCGGGCAGCCGGTACGAGTTCCCCGACGAGCGCGTGAACCCCCTCGAAATCGACTACGAGGTGCTGGTCGCCCACATGGAGGAGTCGGACACCGACATCGTTCGGACGCTCGCGACCCAGCTCAACTTCGGCGGGCTGTACGCCGAGGAGGTCTGCACCCGCGCGGGCGTCGAGAAGGGCAAGGACATCGCCGACGCCGACGAGAGCGACTACGAGGCGGTCTACGACGCCATCCAGCGGCTGGCCGAACCGGTCCGCGCCGCGGAGTTCGACCCCCGCGTGTATCGGGAGGACGGCCGCCTCGTGGACGTGACGCCCGTCCCGCTGGAGGAGTACGGCGACCTCGAAGCCGAAGGGTTCGACACCTTCAACGAGGCGGTGGACTTCTACTTCGCGAACGTCGACTTCGAGGGCGACGACCCCGGCGACGGGGAGGTCGGCGACCAGCGCCCCGACTTCGAGGCAGAGATACAGAAGCAAAAGCGCATCATCGAACAGCAGGAGGGAGCCATCGAGGGGTTCGAGGAGCAGGCAGAGGCCGAACGCGAGAAGGCCGAGCTCCTCTACGCCCACTACGGGCTCGCCGACGAGATACTGACCACCGTGCGGAACGCCCTCGACGAGGGCACCTCGTGGGAGGAGATAGAAGCGCGGTTCGAGGAGGGTGCCGAGCGGGGCATCGACGCCGCCGAGGCCGTCCGGGGCGTGAACCCCGAGGCGGGGACCGTCACGGTCGAACTCGACGGGACGCCGGTCGAACTCGACGCCGAGACGGGGGTCGAGAAGAACGCAGACCGCCTCTACACCGAGGCCAAGCGCATCGAGGAGAAGAAGGAGGGCGCGCTCGCGGCCATCGAGGACACCCGCGAGCAGTTGGAGGAGGTGAAGCGCCGCAAGGCCGAGTGGGAGGCCGACCCCGACGAGGGCGAGGACGGAGACGACGAGGAGGAGGCCGAGGACGTAGACTGGCTCAACGAGCCATCCATCCCCATCCGAAAGCAGGAGCAGTGGTACGAGCGGTTCAGGTGGTTCCGGACCTCCGACGGCTTCCTCGTCATCGGCGGCCGGAACGCCGACCAGAACGAGGAACTCGTTCAGAAGTACATGGACGGCAACGACCTGTTCTTCCACGCGCAGGCTCACGGCGGCCCCGTGACGATTCTCAAGACCTCCGACCCGAGCGAGCCCTCGCGGGACGTCGAGGTCCCCGACGCGAGCAAGCGCGAGGCCGCCCAGTTCGCGGTCTCCTACTCGTCGGTCTGGAAGGACAATCGGTTCGCTGGCGACGCCTACATGGTGACCCCCGACCAGGTGAGCAAGACGCCCGAGAGCGGCGAGTACTTGGAGAAGGGCGGGTTCGCCATCCGCGGCGACCGGACCTACTTCCGGGACGTGGAGGTCGGCGTCGCGGTCGGAATCGCGTGCGAACCACACACCCGCGTCCTCGGGGGGCCGCCCGCCGCCGTGGTCCCGCAGGTCGAGACCCACGTCGAGGTCGAACCCGGCCGGTTCGCCCAGAACGACACCGCGAAGCGAATCTACCGACAGTTCCGCGAGCGGTTCGCCGACACCTCGTTCGTCCGGAAGGTCGCGAGCGCCGACCTCATCCAGGAGTTCCTGCCGCCGGGCGGGAGCCGAATCGAGGACGAGTAG
- a CDS encoding tRNA uridine(34) 5-carboxymethylaminomethyl modification radical SAM/GNAT enzyme Elp3 — MSTETPDATETEAFERVCEELVERILAGEIERDDLESEKLSVCSEHSAPKVPKNSELLDYAPDERREDLQEVLQRKPVRTASGVSPVAIMTSPHQCPHGKCLYCPGGPGSEFSSSQSYTGHEPAAARGVQNDYDPYGQVTLRLEQLREIGHPVDKVELILMGGTMTARSHDYQEWFVKRALEAMNDYDTGKEPEPAEDESFAQDHDDYEFRYLEDVIAENETNDVRNIGTTFETKPDWCDPEQIDRMLDLGGTKVEVGVQTTYERINREMHRGHGAQASIDANQRLRDAAFKVGFHMMPGQPGMSKEMCLEDFRRLFEDEKWRPDYLKIYPTLVVRGTATYDWWHRDEYEPLRNEEAAELVAEIKSMIPKYTRLQRVQRDIPADFIDAGVWKSNLRQLARQRMDDHGWTCDCIRCREVGMNDEDPENVELDVLTYEAAGGTEHFISYEDPDKDLLVGFCRLRFPGNPVRRELENAALVRELHVYGPMVEVGNESRDWQHKGYGRKLLRKAEEMAADAGYDKVSVISGIGAREYYREKLGYHQDGPYVSKRL, encoded by the coding sequence GAACTGGTCGAGCGCATCCTCGCGGGCGAAATCGAGCGCGACGACCTCGAAAGCGAGAAGCTGTCGGTCTGCTCGGAGCACTCCGCGCCGAAGGTGCCGAAGAACTCCGAACTGCTGGATTACGCCCCAGACGAGCGCAGGGAGGACTTACAGGAGGTGCTCCAGCGCAAGCCCGTCCGGACCGCGTCGGGCGTCTCGCCGGTCGCCATCATGACGAGCCCCCACCAGTGCCCGCACGGCAAGTGCCTCTACTGTCCCGGCGGGCCGGGCTCGGAGTTCTCCTCCTCACAGAGCTACACCGGCCACGAGCCCGCGGCGGCCCGAGGGGTCCAGAACGACTACGACCCCTACGGGCAGGTGACCCTGCGGTTGGAGCAACTGCGCGAAATCGGCCACCCCGTCGACAAGGTCGAACTCATCCTGATGGGCGGGACGATGACGGCTCGCTCCCACGACTATCAGGAGTGGTTCGTCAAGCGCGCGCTGGAGGCGATGAACGACTACGACACCGGGAAGGAGCCCGAGCCCGCCGAGGACGAGAGCTTCGCGCAGGACCACGACGACTACGAGTTCCGGTATCTGGAGGACGTGATCGCCGAGAACGAGACCAACGACGTGCGGAACATCGGCACCACGTTCGAGACCAAGCCCGACTGGTGTGACCCCGAGCAGATAGACCGGATGCTCGACCTCGGGGGCACGAAGGTCGAGGTCGGCGTCCAGACCACCTACGAGCGCATCAACCGCGAGATGCACCGGGGCCACGGCGCGCAGGCGTCCATCGACGCGAACCAGCGTCTCAGGGACGCCGCGTTCAAGGTCGGATTCCACATGATGCCCGGCCAGCCCGGCATGTCAAAGGAGATGTGTCTGGAGGACTTCCGGCGGCTGTTCGAGGACGAGAAGTGGCGGCCCGACTACCTCAAAATCTATCCCACCCTCGTCGTCCGGGGCACCGCGACCTACGACTGGTGGCACCGCGACGAGTACGAACCGCTTCGCAACGAGGAGGCCGCCGAGCTGGTCGCCGAGATCAAGTCGATGATTCCGAAGTACACCCGGCTCCAGCGCGTCCAGCGCGACATCCCCGCCGACTTCATCGACGCCGGGGTGTGGAAGTCGAACCTCCGCCAGCTCGCTCGCCAGCGGATGGACGACCACGGCTGGACCTGCGACTGCATCCGGTGTCGGGAGGTCGGGATGAACGACGAGGACCCAGAGAACGTCGAACTCGACGTGCTGACCTACGAGGCCGCCGGGGGGACCGAACACTTCATCAGCTACGAGGACCCCGACAAGGACCTTCTGGTGGGGTTCTGTCGCCTGCGCTTCCCCGGAAATCCGGTGCGCCGGGAGCTGGAGAACGCGGCGTTGGTGCGCGAACTCCACGTCTACGGCCCGATGGTGGAGGTAGGGAACGAATCGCGCGACTGGCAACACAAGGGGTACGGCCGGAAGCTCCTCCGGAAGGCCGAGGAGATGGCCGCCGACGCGGGCTACGACAAGGTCAGCGTCATCTCGGGCATCGGCGCGCGCGAGTACTACCGAGAGAAGCTGGGGTACCATCAGGACGGTCCCTACGTGAGCAAGCGGCTGTAG